GTACCCCGGAAACGATAGCAGTAGAGATTTCCAGCTTTATGCCCAATATCGCCATATAAGAGAAGTTGAAGAGTACAGACAAGGCGATCGGAAGGACAGACACTAGAGCCAGTTTGAATGACCTGAAAACGACTATGAGGAGCAAGGTGATGACTACTAGAGCCCATAAGATTGTGCTTACCTGACTGCGCAATATTTCGTTGTTCACCCCGGAGATTATCAACAGCGGCGAAGCAACGTAAGGACTATACTGCTGATAATCCTCTAGAATTTCCTTCAAGTCATCTTCGAGACGCTGGGAGCTTACTGCGTCGGTATTTGGAGTCTTGACGAGTAAGCGCAGCGAATTGCCGACCATATATTGCTGCACGGGCAGATCGCCGTTGCGAGCAGCTATCTGGAGTATTGGAAGGGGGATTCCGAAAGCACTGGAAACATCCATTATGGATGAAACGCCCCTGACTTCTTCGAGCATGTTAATGTCGGAAATGAGGTTCGAAATGATTTGTGCATCTGCGCCTGTGTAGAGGCTGTTCTTGTCAAGAATGACGTAAAAAGGCATGTTCCAGCCGAACTCATCTTTTATGGTTTCGGCTGATTTCACGATTGAGGAACTCTTCTCGAAATAGTCGAATTGGTCGAAGTTCCGCTCGATTTTGGAAATCAGAAATGGCGAAACGACTGCGAAAGCAATTATAGCTATAAGTGCAACCATTTCAATCTTCTTTGCCTTCTCTCCTGTCGGACCCTTGAACCTCAGTCTTCTATTCACCGCCGGGAGGTCGATGAAATAGAGAGCGGCAGGAAGAGCTATGAGAACGAGCGCCGAACTCATCATAATACCGATAGAGACCATAATTCCCAGTTGCCTGAAGGCCTCCAGACTGCTCACCAAGAATGTTAGAAAGCCGACTGCCGTTGTAAGCGCCGATAGGAAGACGGGGATGAGCTCCTCATGTACGGTTCGCTTCAACGCGAGATTTCTATCCAGAAACTTTCTGTTAGTGATGTATCGATCTACGAAATGGAGCCCATAAGACGAGGAGATTATAACTATGAAAAGACCCACCGTTGAGGTGAGAATGTTGATATCCAAGCCTATCATCACGCCGAAGCCGTAGGCCCAGACAGCCGCGATGATTGATAGAATCGAAGGGATGACTGCTGCCCGAATGCTTCCGAGCCTCAGGAAGTAGATGAAGCAGATTAGGCCGAAGAGAATTGGGGGATATACAACCAAGAGCGACAGTATTGAACCGTAGAGCTCTTCATCGATAATCGGCTCTCCGCTGGCGTAGAACTCCATGCCCTCCAGCGACTCGCCTGCAACTTTCAGGATCGTTTTGACATCTACGCTCTCGGTTACATTTATAGGAATGAGCGCGACCTCTCCATTCTCGTCTAGAAGGTTGTCGAGATAGAGCGGGTTCTGCAGAATCTCGCGAGCGTTATCCTTGGGGATCCCTTTCTCGAAATAAGGTTGGACGTTTGTCCCACCAATCAAACTAATCTTTGCCGCATCCTGATAGGAGTTGTAACCCACCACTCCCTCGATCGTAGAGAGCTTTTGCAGGAAATCATAAATCATTAGTGAATTGTCTTCCTTGAAGAGACCGTCTGTCTTAAGTACAATGATAATCTGCTTTTCACTTCCGAAAAGATTCTCCATCATTCTCATGTTTTCTCTCGAAGGAGATTTCTCTGGTAGAAGAAATTCGCTTGAAACGTTTATTTCAACTCTTAGAATGAAGAGCCCCATTACAATCGTGATGACGGCAAACAGAGTTATTATTAGGATAGAGTTCCTTCGGCTAATCATATGGATTGCCCCCT
The Mesotoga sp. Brook.08.105.5.1 genome window above contains:
- a CDS encoding MMPL family transporter gives rise to the protein MISRRNSILIITLFAVITIVMGLFILRVEINVSSEFLLPEKSPSRENMRMMENLFGSEKQIIIVLKTDGLFKEDNSLMIYDFLQKLSTIEGVVGYNSYQDAAKISLIGGTNVQPYFEKGIPKDNAREILQNPLYLDNLLDENGEVALIPINVTESVDVKTILKVAGESLEGMEFYASGEPIIDEELYGSILSLLVVYPPILFGLICFIYFLRLGSIRAAVIPSILSIIAAVWAYGFGVMIGLDINILTSTVGLFIVIISSSYGLHFVDRYITNRKFLDRNLALKRTVHEELIPVFLSALTTAVGFLTFLVSSLEAFRQLGIMVSIGIMMSSALVLIALPAALYFIDLPAVNRRLRFKGPTGEKAKKIEMVALIAIIAFAVVSPFLISKIERNFDQFDYFEKSSSIVKSAETIKDEFGWNMPFYVILDKNSLYTGADAQIISNLISDINMLEEVRGVSSIMDVSSAFGIPLPILQIAARNGDLPVQQYMVGNSLRLLVKTPNTDAVSSQRLEDDLKEILEDYQQYSPYVASPLLIISGVNNEILRSQVSTILWALVVITLLLIVVFRSFKLALVSVLPIALSVLFNFSYMAILGIKLEISTAIVSGVLLGMTIDYAIHLINRFIETKDIYRARQEVRPAILSNTIALAAGFSSLVFAPLKLFSGLGLLLAIGMVTGAILTLTIIPKIVSKWKMSTN